Proteins co-encoded in one Burkholderia ambifaria AMMD genomic window:
- a CDS encoding MdtA/MuxA family multidrug efflux RND transporter periplasmic adaptor subunit, whose translation MDNQQKPTPPSKDPASPAARRPRRTLVIGTLAVVIGGLLWWHPWSRTPAGTQAAGSAASGASAGGGHRGRGGPAAMANIPQPVSVATATQGEMPIVLSALGTVTPLANVTVKTQLSGYLQSVAFQEGQLVKKGDLLAQIDPRPYQVALETAEGTYARDAALLATARLDLKRYQTLLSQDSIASQTVDTQASLVKQYEGTVKTDQAAIDSAKLNLTYARITAPVSGRVGLRQVDPGNYVTAGDTNGIVVITQMQPMSVIFTTSEDNLSQILKQVNAGKKLSVTAYNRNNTVPLETGSLETLDNQIDTSTGTVKLRATFDNKEGLLFPNQFVNTRLLVDVLRNATIVPTAAVLTGSIGQFVYIVKPDNTVTVRKVTIGPVDGERTSIVSGVALGERVVTDGSDRLREGAKITIPADKPKGASGAHRAGAASGASGASGASGASGAAGHRGGHKHGASQAAAPAAQ comes from the coding sequence ATGGACAACCAACAAAAGCCCACGCCCCCTTCGAAGGATCCCGCCTCCCCTGCCGCCCGTCGCCCGCGCCGCACGCTGGTGATCGGGACGCTCGCAGTCGTCATCGGCGGCCTGCTGTGGTGGCACCCGTGGAGCCGCACGCCGGCCGGCACGCAGGCCGCAGGCAGCGCGGCGTCCGGCGCGAGCGCCGGCGGCGGCCATCGCGGCCGCGGCGGCCCCGCCGCGATGGCGAACATTCCGCAGCCCGTGTCGGTCGCGACCGCGACGCAAGGCGAGATGCCGATCGTGCTGTCCGCGCTCGGCACCGTGACGCCGCTCGCGAACGTGACGGTCAAGACGCAGCTGTCGGGCTATCTGCAGTCGGTCGCCTTCCAGGAAGGCCAGCTCGTCAAGAAGGGCGACCTGCTCGCGCAGATCGACCCGCGTCCGTACCAGGTCGCGCTCGAAACCGCCGAAGGCACCTACGCCCGCGACGCGGCCCTGCTCGCGACGGCCCGCCTCGACCTGAAGCGCTACCAGACACTGCTGTCGCAGGACTCGATCGCGTCGCAGACGGTCGACACGCAGGCGTCGCTCGTCAAGCAATACGAAGGAACGGTGAAGACCGACCAGGCGGCGATCGATTCCGCGAAGCTGAACCTCACGTACGCACGCATCACGGCGCCGGTGTCGGGCCGCGTCGGCCTGCGCCAGGTCGATCCCGGCAACTACGTGACGGCGGGCGACACGAACGGGATCGTCGTGATCACGCAGATGCAGCCGATGAGCGTGATCTTCACGACGTCGGAAGACAACCTGTCGCAGATCCTCAAGCAGGTGAACGCGGGCAAGAAGCTGTCGGTCACCGCGTACAACCGCAACAACACGGTGCCGCTCGAGACGGGCTCGCTCGAAACGCTCGACAACCAGATCGACACGAGCACCGGCACGGTCAAGCTGCGCGCGACGTTCGATAACAAGGAAGGCCTGCTGTTCCCGAATCAGTTCGTGAACACGCGCCTGCTCGTCGACGTGCTGCGCAATGCGACGATCGTGCCGACGGCCGCCGTGCTCACGGGCTCGATCGGCCAGTTCGTGTACATCGTCAAACCCGACAACACGGTGACGGTGCGCAAGGTCACGATCGGCCCGGTCGACGGCGAACGCACCAGCATCGTCAGCGGCGTCGCGCTCGGCGAGCGCGTGGTCACCGACGGCTCCGACCGCTTGCGCGAAGGCGCGAAGATCACGATCCCGGCCGACAAGCCCAAAGGCGCGTCGGGCGCGCACCGCGCCGGCGCGGCGTCCGGTGCATCGGGTGCATCGGGTGCTTCGGGCGCATCGGGTGCGGCCGGC